Proteins encoded by one window of Pseudomonas tructae:
- a CDS encoding AAA family ATPase: protein MKVLVLTGPESSGKSWLGNEIQRRFGGELVGEYVRHFIDQQARDTCYADIPAIAHGQLAWEDAARARQPRLLILDTHLLSNMLWSRTLFGHCPAWLEDALLARHYDLHLLLSPESVAWHDDGQRCQPQLAERQAFFQATGAWLTLHRQPCQVLQGDWQQRKQAAFAAVAHLLGT from the coding sequence ATGAAGGTACTGGTGCTCACCGGCCCTGAGTCCAGCGGCAAAAGCTGGCTCGGCAACGAAATCCAGAGGCGCTTTGGCGGTGAGCTGGTGGGCGAGTACGTCCGTCACTTCATTGACCAACAGGCACGCGATACCTGCTATGCCGACATTCCGGCCATTGCCCACGGGCAGTTGGCCTGGGAAGACGCCGCCCGCGCCCGGCAGCCGCGACTGCTGATTCTCGATACCCACCTGTTGAGCAACATGCTCTGGAGCCGCACGCTGTTTGGCCACTGCCCGGCGTGGCTCGAAGACGCTTTGCTGGCGCGTCATTACGATCTGCACTTGCTGCTCAGCCCCGAGTCGGTCGCCTGGCACGACGACGGGCAACGCTGCCAGCCGCAACTGGCCGAACGCCAGGCGTTTTTTCAGGCTACTGGCGCCTGGCTGACCCTGCACCGCCAGCCTTGCCAGGTGCTGCAAGGTGACTGGCAACAGCGCAAGCAGGCGGCCTTTGCCGCCGTAGCTCACTTGCTCGGTACTTGA
- the pnuC gene encoding nicotinamide riboside transporter PnuC: MSGLELFAAVLGVIAVWLTTKQNPWCWPIGLVMVVLYTWIFYDVKLYSDMLLQLVYAVLQLYGWWQWTRPDRQRDARQVSLLEPHAVAFGLGLGLLGSLGLGAAMATWTDAVHPWLDAALTGFSLVAQWWMAQKRLQCWPLWIILDVIFVGLFLSKAMYLTAALYALFTLIAVQGWRDWRRDPALALP, encoded by the coding sequence ATGTCCGGCCTCGAACTGTTCGCCGCCGTGCTCGGCGTCATCGCCGTGTGGCTCACGACCAAGCAGAACCCCTGGTGCTGGCCCATCGGCCTGGTGATGGTGGTGCTGTACACCTGGATCTTTTACGACGTGAAGCTGTACTCGGACATGCTCCTGCAACTGGTCTATGCCGTGCTGCAACTGTATGGCTGGTGGCAATGGACACGCCCGGACCGCCAGCGCGATGCGCGCCAGGTCAGCTTGCTGGAGCCGCATGCAGTGGCCTTCGGCTTGGGCCTGGGGTTGCTCGGCAGCCTCGGCCTGGGCGCGGCCATGGCGACCTGGACCGACGCTGTCCACCCTTGGCTTGACGCCGCCTTGACCGGCTTCAGCCTGGTCGCGCAATGGTGGATGGCGCAAAAGCGTCTGCAGTGCTGGCCGCTGTGGATCATCCTCGATGTGATTTTCGTCGGTTTGTTCCTGTCCAAGGCCATGTACCTGACTGCCGCACTTTACGCCCTGTTCACCCTGATAGCGGTGCAAGGCTGGCGTGATTGGCGACGCGATCCGGCGCTTGCGTTGCCATGA
- a CDS encoding methyl-accepting chemotaxis protein, which produces MEQVATAINEVTYAVQDVAKNAEQASSEMHDAQLRAEQGQHSIHGSLQRIDQLSTTIDEAVQVIRALAGQSTRIGSVLEVIRSIAEQTNLLALNAAIEAARAGEQGRGFAVVADEVRLLAQRTQQSTAEIQSMIEHLQGQSEAAVKAIDASSQASRQTVEQASEAGVSLDAISQALHNLTALNASIASATLQQSHVVEEINRNVTETADLSQQTALAAQHSSDSGKALFQLSGQLEQLLRQFRV; this is translated from the coding sequence ATGGAGCAAGTAGCCACGGCAATCAACGAAGTGACCTACGCGGTCCAGGATGTAGCCAAGAACGCCGAACAGGCTTCCAGCGAAATGCACGATGCCCAGCTGCGTGCCGAGCAAGGCCAGCACAGCATTCACGGCAGCCTGCAGCGCATCGACCAACTGTCGACGACCATTGACGAGGCGGTCCAGGTGATCCGCGCCCTGGCCGGCCAGAGCACGCGCATCGGCAGTGTCCTGGAGGTGATTCGCTCAATTGCCGAACAAACCAACCTGCTGGCCCTCAACGCCGCCATCGAGGCTGCGCGGGCCGGCGAGCAGGGTCGCGGCTTTGCGGTGGTGGCCGACGAGGTACGCCTGCTGGCCCAGCGCACCCAGCAGTCCACCGCTGAAATCCAGAGCATGATCGAACACCTGCAAGGCCAATCGGAAGCTGCGGTAAAAGCCATCGATGCCAGCAGCCAAGCCTCGCGCCAGACCGTCGAGCAGGCCAGTGAAGCCGGGGTCAGCCTGGATGCCATCAGCCAGGCCCTGCACAACCTGACCGCGCTCAACGCCTCGATTGCCAGCGCCACCTTGCAACAGTCGCATGTGGTCGAGGAGATCAACCGCAACGTCACCGAGACTGCCGACCTGTCGCAGCAAACGGCCCTGGCGGCGCAGCATTCGAGTGATTCGGGCAAGGCGCTGTTCCAATTGAGCGGGCAACTTGAGCAGTTGCTGCGACAGTTCCGGGTCTAA
- a CDS encoding undecaprenyl-diphosphate phosphatase has translation MDLWTGLQAVILGIVEGLTEFLPISSTGHQIVVADLINFGGERAMAFNIIIQLGAILAVVWEFRRKILEVVVGLPRQRQAQRFTVNLLIAFMPAVVLGVLFADLIHEYLFNPVTVAAALVVGGVIMLWAERREHVIRVDQVDDMRWSDALKIGCAQCLAMIPGTSRSGSTIIGGLLFGLSRKAATEFSFFLAMPTMVGAAVYSGYKYRDLFQPDDFPVFAIGFVVSFIFAMIAVRGLLKFIANHSYAAFAWYRIVFGLIILGTWAFGWVDWATAHG, from the coding sequence ATGGATCTTTGGACCGGCCTGCAGGCTGTCATTCTAGGTATTGTCGAAGGCTTGACGGAGTTCTTGCCGATTTCCAGTACCGGCCACCAGATCGTCGTCGCCGATCTGATCAACTTCGGTGGTGAACGGGCCATGGCCTTCAACATCATCATCCAGTTGGGTGCGATCCTGGCGGTGGTCTGGGAGTTTCGCCGCAAGATCCTTGAGGTGGTGGTGGGGCTGCCACGTCAACGCCAGGCCCAGCGCTTCACCGTCAACCTGCTGATTGCCTTCATGCCGGCAGTGGTGCTGGGCGTGTTGTTCGCCGACCTCATCCACGAGTACCTGTTCAACCCTGTTACCGTCGCTGCGGCGCTGGTTGTAGGTGGGGTGATCATGCTCTGGGCCGAGCGCCGCGAGCATGTGATCCGCGTCGACCAGGTCGACGACATGCGCTGGAGCGACGCCCTGAAAATCGGCTGTGCCCAGTGCCTGGCGATGATTCCGGGGACTTCGCGCTCGGGCTCGACCATCATTGGCGGCCTGTTGTTCGGCCTGTCGCGCAAAGCGGCCACCGAGTTTTCGTTCTTCCTGGCCATGCCGACCATGGTCGGTGCTGCGGTGTACTCGGGCTACAAGTACCGTGACCTGTTCCAGCCCGACGATTTCCCGGTGTTCGCCATCGGTTTCGTGGTCTCGTTCATCTTCGCCATGATCGCCGTGCGCGGCCTGCTCAAATTCATCGCCAACCACAGCTATGCAGCCTTTGCCTGGTACCGCATCGTGTTTGGCTTGATCATCCTCGGCACCTGGGCATTCGGCTGGGTCGACTGGGCCACGGCGCACGGTTGA